A window of Sulfurimonas sp. C5 contains these coding sequences:
- the fliG gene encoding flagellar motor switch protein FliG, translated as MANLTQQQQASFDEMGMAEKIAILLLQLGEDITAAIFSNMEVESITEISKFIAVNKSIDRAIATAVLEEFHAIFQSGQYLTTGGLEYARELLYRTLGPEEAKKVLDKLSKSMQNTQNFAYLSKIKPQQLSDFILNEHPQTIALILAHMDATEAADTLQYFPDDLRSEVAMRMAKLGDISPSVIKRVSAVLESKLESLASYKVEVGGTRAVADIFNRLGAKSSKSTLATIEQVDEELATQIKEMMFTFEDIVTLDKNAIAELLKAIDKPDLMLAMKSAPEELKEKFFSAMSERAQNAFEEEMQFMGAVKMKDVEAAQRKIVEVVNQLAESGTIQMGSTEEMVE; from the coding sequence ATGGCAAATTTAACACAACAGCAGCAAGCATCATTTGATGAAATGGGAATGGCTGAAAAAATTGCCATTTTATTATTACAGCTCGGTGAAGATATAACTGCAGCCATTTTTTCAAATATGGAAGTAGAATCGATTACTGAAATATCTAAATTTATTGCCGTTAACAAAAGTATAGACAGAGCAATAGCAACAGCAGTTCTTGAAGAGTTCCATGCAATTTTTCAATCGGGTCAGTATCTTACTACTGGTGGTTTAGAATATGCTCGTGAGCTTCTTTATAGAACACTTGGTCCTGAAGAAGCGAAAAAAGTACTTGATAAACTTAGCAAGTCAATGCAAAATACTCAGAACTTTGCTTATCTGTCAAAAATTAAACCACAACAGTTATCAGACTTTATTTTAAATGAGCATCCTCAAACAATTGCACTTATCTTGGCACACATGGATGCAACAGAAGCAGCAGATACATTGCAGTATTTTCCGGATGATTTAAGAAGTGAAGTTGCTATGAGGATGGCTAAACTTGGAGATATCTCTCCATCGGTTATCAAACGTGTTTCGGCTGTGCTTGAATCCAAACTAGAATCACTTGCATCTTACAAAGTTGAAGTTGGTGGAACACGTGCGGTTGCAGATATCTTTAACCGTTTAGGTGCAAAAAGCTCTAAATCGACTCTTGCAACAATTGAGCAGGTTGATGAAGAATTAGCAACACAAATTAAAGAGATGATGTTTACATTTGAAGATATCGTAACATTAGATAAAAATGCAATAGCTGAGCTGTTAAAAGCTATCGATAAACCTGACCTTATGTTAGCGATGAAATCTGCTCCTGAAGAATTAAAAGAAAAATTCTTCTCTGCAATGAGTGAAAGAGCACAAAATGCATTTGAAGAAGAGATGCAGTTTATGGGTGCTGTGAAAATGAAAGATGTTGAAGCTGCACAAAGAAAAATTGTTGAAGTGGTTAATCAGTTAGCTGAATCTGGAACTATCCAAATGGGTTCAACAGAAGAGATGGTAGAGTAA